One genomic segment of Leptospira neocaledonica includes these proteins:
- a CDS encoding ATP-binding protein produces the protein MLVGTDPERTELITKICEDVGLTVFHFSLLEDLKIDRDFGIVYSELAFSQFETLTRKFSTVKRSPSFILGLDSPDTKTIVKALRLGAFDCIAIKETSPKEITETLRHLKENWELDLLQDDLETERFNKIQGDLDWNSFRKDLIRKDLQTKSAYLISNIRTSLSQGSGFGALVSAIGLIRKKAKQNGTHYEVPATLIDLLMSNAETANRIIEIFNEMDYFIHNPQIKEEYSISQIHNLFRKEIQNVYELARFKRLHIKICEDKYVSTRAVVGIHEESFKKAVEELLLNAIKFSEPETTIYVLFTLKKRKLLISVLNSPKIEGGSKKGIPNEESEFVFQPFARLTKYVHEDIPTLDYGLGLPLVEKIVSNHEGKISTFNVRSFLDEEEETMVLMEMDLPISQKV, from the coding sequence TTGTTAGTTGGAACCGATCCGGAAAGAACGGAACTTATTACCAAAATTTGTGAAGATGTGGGTCTTACAGTTTTTCATTTTTCCCTATTGGAAGATCTGAAAATCGATCGAGACTTCGGGATCGTTTATTCGGAATTAGCTTTTTCTCAATTTGAAACGTTAACCCGAAAATTTTCTACGGTAAAAAGATCTCCTTCTTTTATCTTGGGCTTAGACAGCCCTGATACTAAAACCATAGTCAAAGCCTTACGTTTAGGAGCCTTTGATTGTATCGCGATCAAGGAGACTTCTCCCAAAGAAATCACGGAAACTCTAAGGCATCTAAAGGAAAACTGGGAGCTGGATCTCCTACAAGACGATCTGGAAACGGAAAGATTCAATAAGATCCAAGGAGATCTGGATTGGAATTCGTTTCGCAAGGATCTGATCCGAAAAGATCTGCAAACAAAAAGTGCCTATTTGATCTCGAATATTAGAACTTCCTTAAGTCAGGGTTCGGGATTTGGAGCATTAGTTTCTGCGATCGGTCTGATACGCAAAAAGGCAAAACAGAACGGCACTCATTACGAGGTTCCAGCCACTCTGATAGACCTATTAATGTCCAATGCGGAAACTGCGAATAGGATTATAGAAATTTTTAACGAGATGGATTATTTCATCCATAACCCTCAAATCAAGGAAGAATATTCCATTTCCCAGATACACAATCTATTCAGGAAGGAAATACAGAATGTATACGAACTAGCGAGATTCAAAAGATTACATATCAAGATCTGCGAAGATAAATATGTAAGCACCAGAGCGGTTGTAGGTATCCACGAAGAAAGTTTTAAAAAGGCGGTAGAAGAACTACTACTGAACGCGATCAAATTTTCCGAACCGGAAACAACGATCTATGTTCTATTTACCCTAAAAAAAAGGAAACTTTTGATCTCCGTTTTAAATTCTCCTAAGATAGAAGGTGGAAGCAAAAAAGGAATTCCGAACGAAGAGTCTGAGTTTGTATTCCAACCATTTGCGAGGCTGACTAAATACGTACACGAGGATATCCCCACTTTGGATTACGGATTAGGCCTGCCCTTGGTGGAAAAAATAGTCTCAAACCATGAAGGAAAAATTTCCACATTCAATGTAAGAAGTTTTTTGGATGAGGAAGAAGAAACAATGGTTCTAATGGAAATGGATCTGCCCATTTCTCAAAAAGTTTAG
- a CDS encoding chemotaxis protein CheD: protein MESNKVIEEEEKIPSVFVNVGECLFSQTPVAMKTLLGSCVSVCLFDPFNRFGGMNHILLPGKAGVDDSARFGINAMELLINEFVKKGVPRSRLQAKIIGGGKVLRLGSQSVPIGERNVEFVKEFLRSEEISVSGEETGGQYYRNLRFFTHTFEVFVKRVQIDLEKNMIEKNEAAYLDRIRENMRKKTPTTFF, encoded by the coding sequence TTGGAATCAAATAAAGTCATTGAAGAAGAGGAAAAGATTCCGTCGGTGTTTGTTAACGTAGGCGAATGTTTGTTTTCTCAAACTCCAGTAGCAATGAAAACTCTATTAGGCTCCTGCGTGTCTGTATGTTTATTCGATCCATTCAATCGATTCGGCGGAATGAATCATATACTCCTTCCAGGAAAGGCGGGCGTGGATGATTCCGCAAGATTTGGGATCAACGCAATGGAGTTATTAATTAATGAATTTGTGAAGAAAGGGGTTCCCAGAAGTCGTTTGCAGGCAAAGATCATAGGTGGCGGCAAGGTCTTAAGGTTAGGCTCTCAAAGTGTTCCTATTGGCGAAAGGAACGTAGAGTTTGTGAAAGAATTTTTGAGATCGGAAGAAATTTCTGTTTCCGGAGAAGAAACCGGGGGACAATATTATAGAAATCTACGCTTTTTCACTCATACTTTCGAAGTGTTTGTGAAACGTGTACAAATCGATCTAGAGAAAAATATGATCGAGAAAAACGAAGCAGCTTATTTGGACAGAATACGGGAGAATATGCGGAAGAAAACGCCGACTACTTTTTTTTGA
- a CDS encoding sensor histidine kinase — MNSLVRNLLSPAILTEENGKIIESNDKFAELIGKELDATFDYFDWVHPIDREHETTLWEKDPSLKHYEMIKRLKNTDEIYLAYHTVTSRTKDGNLLTLFLPMETKLPSDFKNISVHPTGESVKKAEIEIYRKALEIFDWKQSLKDRYSSTAWMDSAIKQINITLMQGTGVGSLMSVLSMILSKAKKKEGAEFVEIRSNLFDLLQDGVASASRFTKFLSSAQALFEESETPEEIGTVAEFVDVLREVIDDISPSVALKDQKILVSDNLHILSNRLRFKKPWIFTIAKEVLINALKYSPDKSSVLILVLRIGDELQFKVINDPPFSGYLQEFHEDLVFEPFYRGVKFMDERFDQEQFGMGLGLPVVKKLVELQNGKVHLQTMNLNLDDTRKEGICLTMRFPVIE, encoded by the coding sequence TTGAATTCCCTCGTACGCAATTTACTTTCACCTGCTATTCTCACCGAGGAAAACGGTAAAATTATAGAATCCAATGACAAGTTTGCCGAATTGATCGGCAAAGAATTGGATGCTACTTTCGATTATTTCGACTGGGTCCATCCTATAGATAGAGAACATGAGACTACTCTATGGGAGAAAGATCCAAGCCTTAAACATTATGAAATGATAAAACGTCTAAAAAACACAGACGAAATCTATTTGGCCTACCATACTGTCACTTCCAGGACAAAGGACGGGAATTTGTTAACTCTATTCCTGCCTATGGAAACAAAACTCCCTTCCGATTTTAAGAATATTTCGGTCCATCCCACTGGAGAAAGTGTGAAGAAGGCTGAAATTGAAATTTATCGTAAAGCCTTGGAAATATTCGACTGGAAACAATCTCTTAAAGATAGATATTCTTCCACTGCTTGGATGGATTCCGCAATCAAACAGATCAATATCACTTTGATGCAAGGTACAGGCGTAGGAAGTTTGATGAGTGTACTTTCTATGATACTTTCCAAAGCAAAGAAGAAAGAAGGCGCGGAATTCGTAGAAATACGCTCCAATCTTTTCGATCTTTTGCAAGACGGAGTAGCAAGCGCCTCTAGGTTTACTAAATTTTTATCTTCTGCCCAGGCTCTTTTTGAAGAAAGCGAGACTCCTGAAGAGATAGGAACAGTCGCGGAATTTGTGGATGTGTTGAGAGAGGTGATAGACGATATCAGTCCTTCCGTTGCTCTCAAGGACCAGAAGATCCTAGTATCAGATAATTTGCATATTCTTTCCAATCGTTTGAGATTTAAAAAACCTTGGATTTTCACAATTGCCAAAGAGGTTTTGATCAACGCGCTAAAATATTCTCCGGACAAATCCAGCGTTCTGATCCTAGTGCTTCGGATCGGGGATGAGCTGCAATTTAAGGTGATCAATGATCCTCCTTTTTCAGGCTATCTTCAGGAATTCCATGAGGATCTTGTATTCGAACCTTTTTACAGAGGGGTTAAGTTCATGGATGAACGTTTCGATCAAGAACAGTTCGGAATGGGTCTTGGACTTCCGGTAGTTAAAAAACTTGTAGAATTACAGAATGGAAAAGTGCATCTGCAAACAATGAACCTAAATCTAGACGATACTAGAAAAGAAGGGATCTGTCTTACGATGCGCTTTCCAGTCATAGAGTAG